TCTCTGTTATGAATAAACAAAACATCGAATTATATTATACTGGGGATAATGGGATGATATTTGTTGCTTGTCAAAACTCATGTCAAAGTTAGACATTTGTTTGAATTATAATGAAGAAATTTGGAACTCTTTTTCCAAAATTTTGATTGAAATATTAAACAAAAAGTTAGGAAATTTCCATGTTTGTATTTTCTTGATAAGAACTAGAATTTCATTAATGAAAACGAGATAGCATGTTCATCtttatttaaactttttttaatGGCGTTAATTTCAGTTCAATAAATTTGCCTTGAGATATTAGTCTTATTTTATACATCTTTTTTAATTCAGGACGACCAAACAGTAGATTGTGCGGAGGCAGGGGAGCTCAAGGACAAAGAACATGATCACCAAGCAGGTGAAAACATCGTACCTGAAACTGAAGATACAAATGACGATGAGGTCTctcctttttctctctttctgAAATGCATAATCTGATAGATGAGTATTGATTTGAGATTATCCTGGAAATtactttattttttagtttagttaTAATTGCCTATCTATAAATTAATTTGATCATCTTTTAGTCTCCAGATGTCATTAAATCTATATGTTTTTGTTGATAGTAAGTATAGCCTTATAATTTGGTACTTGCTGATATGTGGTGTAAATATTACACATGATGAATATGTCTTATCACCTAGGACAAGCGAACTTTTTTGTAGTAATGCATGCAAAATTTTGGGACCTTTCAATATTGAAAAAACATTAAACTCTGTTATTAATTGCTTTTTGGGGATGAAAGGAATTGAAAAGATATGTAGACATACATATAGTGTAATGAGTAAAAGTCGATATATTTTTATCTGATGTATGTGCACTTGTGAGGTCTGGAGCCAAGCGTTGCGGTGCATGTGGTAACCCTCAGTTCAAAAAGTAAGAGAGTAATGATGCGTGCACAAAAAATTACACTATAACATTACACATCTATATGGTAAGTTTTTTCTACTAATCACACATTTATTTCGGATTAGCCTCATTAAGTTAAAAGGACTGGCCACACTTATATGTGTAATATTTTGGTGTAAATTGTGTATTCACATATCATTACTCCCTCCGGAGCTTTTGTTGAGAATCGTTATTCAAGTTCCATAACCATTAACATTCGTTGTGCAATACAAACAAAAAAGAAATATAGTTATGAAacttgaatatttcttcattatttacAAAGCTCTTACTGTTTTCTCTGCTTTTTTATTGTTTAGGGGGACGAGTCCGCAGATGAAGATGAGGCAAAACTGGCAAGGAGCTTAAACAGGCAGAGGAAACACGCTATATCAGCAGTGCATAGGGGACGGCGAAAAACTGTCTCCAGAAATTCCTACAAAGACAAGGGTGGTAAGACCACTTACAACtccaaaatccataaacaaatgTGTGTCTGGTAAGAAGAGTGACATTAAGGATGAGATGGCTTCTGTTTTTGCTACAAAAACATTGAGAGTTCAATTTTGACTATAAAATGAGAAAAGCTTTTCAAGTAGAAGAGAGAAACAACTGTATTTGTTTCTATAGATGCGTGCTTTTGAAACAAGCTCAAATTTGACAAAGGTGATAAATTGTTTTACTGGCCATTATGTAAGAAgctattaatataaaaatatacaattatataatGTTGGTTAGAAACTAATCAATAGCAGCTGATAAGCATTGGGGCAGACAACATTTTTGGCtttatttgtaacgacccaaatttgctaataaggcttaagggccttgattagtgtgcctggagggcataatgggaattatgcgtgattttagtgattaagatgcatgattatgatttaaatcatgttatatgaatatttgaatatctgagatgcatgactatgtgtattagtatgcatataggccctgattaggttagaaaggcataatcgtaattttggccattatgggcataactgtattgatatatgtgataattgtcgagaccacattattatgtagatatatttgtgatctgcgactcgagatgatcctagtgagaaaagtagcgaaaaagtcatggcaaggatttatacccggctcggggtgagcttaggggtataaatgggaatttagtgagtgtactggagtctatcttgacattgagaaatattattggtgattaattaggtatcgggaattaagcgggaaatattagagacacttgagagttagcgagaattgggtaaaatgactagaatgcccttaagtggattaaagggttaggaataaaggggagggcattagggtcatttggctttctaaggatggaattactgagactttatgttagtgggaagtgtagagaagtgtagaagtctgaaagagagaaaagaagaaaaaggaaggaaaaagaaagggagaaaaacagagatagttttctaaggtcggtttaagcttccttcatcaatttcttgaggatttctggagcaaagctcagaggagagctgggatagactcaacatcaaggatcctaagctagggttgaggaattggcagaggtttagcaagaggtcactaacacttgaggtaagactttagagttcttcagtttctgtttctggttcttgagctatggtgtttaagttgaattggatggaaactttagagaattcaggcctaaggctgaggaggagcaaaccaaggaagtctagaggcaacttgtggtcgaaatcccatcaaaggtataaattctaagctctaactttgatgttcaactagtttctgctgagtttcattgtctagaagtggctatggtgaattttgagtttggggatgcatgtgcttgagttctaggtatttggagtgcttgggatgagtggagtatggtcataaggttgtttttgagtttgggaaagatttggaggagttttggttgagattggttcgaggaaatcgcaggagggaaaaactggtgttaccctgcctgtgactagcgctacagcgctagcctttgggcactgtagcgctaggccaagcttgctgaggggattttgcttctgtttgtagcgctgtagcgccctcccatgagcgctgtagcgctaccctgccttctgaagaggattttagggttatttgcaagggttttttaccaagggtttggggtttggttccaccaccttgtttggtggaactaggacttcccgggggctcgggattagccctgaggctaggttttggacttgaggattgatgatgactttggcctatgattgtgtttaggtgagcgctagggctcgagggggatcgtgctcaaggagtcgagggatcaaatttagtgaattgaaaggtaagaaaactgcacccggttatatgtttgtgatgggactaagtgctcccgatatttgtatcgtgtcaatgatggtattatgccatgggacatgtaaaagtggcctaagggtgtcgtccactatatttgcgcacagggcactgcttggccactggtagccgaggacagcttaatattcaatgagctcggtttaagcgggccggagtcagtgggataacggagggagcggcctgagggcgctagccctagttatcgtttgtgaactgtaaatgatatgagttgatatgcttagtatgtggaatacttgattatattgaatggttatatggttgagattatgtgatgcaatatgagatattgatttgtctgttgatttcttatgctctgttgttgtgttttcttgctgggccttggctcacgggtgctacgtggtgcaggtaaaggcaagggcaagctggaccagtcctaagttggagggctgtggggttgaatgtacatagccagctgttcgatcgccatggtcgaggagtggatcaggacagggattacctaactgtctgtttttccttaatatggcttgttattgtatccaaaccttatgacttttgtaaacggtccttaaacttaatatttttgggattccgTGTAAACGGATAATGTTACTTAATgaaaatgcgacttttgagaccaaaacattttaaccctagttcctctatagtttcgataacacgcttttaattaaatggcttgattagcaagtctagcactttataaacacacagtgtagcggtcctggctatccagggcgttacagtattaATCATATATTAAGAAAAATATGATTAGTTAACACTTATTGTATATGATATTAAAATAAGGGTAACATGACCAAAAccaagtttatggtttattttattattaattattgttaaattatatgaacaatatgaatatttgttatcttaatatattatgaatatggataattgttattttaataaactaatttgaatatttaatataatatttttatttttaatatatttgttttctattatttaaattttaattaataatttagattaataattaattaaaattttattttattattttttataaataaaatagtattaaGGGCGACACTAATAATCAAGTATCAGGGGCGACTAGTGacatatcaggggcgacacatcgaTTAATATAGATGCCACGTGTAAACATTTGGGGCGACATTTGATGGTATTAGGGGcaacatgtcgcccctaataatcaagtattaggggcgactattGGCGTATCAGGGGCGACATATCGACAAAAGTGATGGAAAATGTTCAAATTTTTAGGGCGACATTTCAACTTTTAGGAGCGACTGATATTTGAATATTAGGGGCGCATTTTATCAGGGGTGACACATCAGGGGCGATTGACACATGCGTCACCCCTAAAACCCATTTTTGTTGTAGcgattattttctttctcatcacttcctatattctcattttctctctccttatttttTCTATCTCTCTGTTTTTTTCTTGCCTCAGTATCTCTCCACAattttttttcctcaaaatttctaaaattactttctctctccttatttttcataactttttctttcacattatttatttttctctttctaaatatatttattaattttttatttaagattttattaaataaaataaaactaattttttttagaaatcaTTAACTAAAcacctgttttttttttaaaactacaaaaactattttctgttctcatttctgaaaacaaaaaacaaaaaacaatgccAAAAAATTTCTTTCTTAAATCTTGTGGTCATCCCTATGATCTATTATTTTTCACTCTAATATATATAAAGTTGAAAGGTTTGTTTTATAACAATAGttaattaacttttaaaaacaAATCATAAGGCAACAAAGAACACAATTAGTTCAACTGGCTACATGGATTGACTATATACGTTACCGACTTCCAATTATCCAAAGCTCCCACATAATAACCAGTTATATCATAAAGCTACTAATAATAAAAATTCAGCGTATATACAATAAAAATATCCAAAAtgctatataataataaataagatcTTTCTATGAAATAAAAAAATCAGATAGTAATATATAGATATTTCATATATTTACTAGTAAGAAGTTGGTCAACAATGTGTAAAGTATTTTTGTTGAAAAATAAGATATTGATACCCTCAATATTCTCTTTGTGCCTTGCAGTCCATTAGACTATTCTAGAATAATTCTTTTTGTATACGTGTTGCAATCCTAGTTATAAGGAATATTTTTCTGTTATAGATATTTTCATTGTATCTTGTATATAAAAGGCAGGTACTGTACCAATTGTATCATTATCAGAATATTCAATACAGAGATTATACAGAGGACCTTTTGTCTTCCTTTCTGTTTTTATTTTCCCTTTATTTCTTGATTTGGTATTAGCGCTCATGGCATCCACTGGGTCCCAATCCGATTCCTCTGTTAGTCAAGCTCGCCGAGAACACGTTGCTGGTCCGGGCGTCGATGCTCCGCTTCTTCCTCAAGCTCCGCCTGCTGCAGTCCCAGCTCCTGTCGTGCCCATGGTTCAAGCTCCAGTCGCCCCATTGCTTGCTCCGATTACAATCCGCCTCGACCGGGAAAATTACCCATACTGGCGATCCCAAGTGATACCAGCCGTGCGAGCCCACGAGTACGATGGATTTCTCTTTGGCACAAGACCGTGCCCTCCTCAATACCTTGACCCTCCTGCAAATCCGAATCCCCTTCTACCTAGACTGGTAAACCCTCAATTCACTCATTGGATTCGAACTGACCAAGCAATTTTGAGTTGGTTGCTGAACTCTATTTCAGAAGCCATGATGGGTCATGTGCTTCACTGGCAGTTCTCTCGTGATGTGTGGGTTCTTCTTGAGAGTTTGTTCACCACTCAGTCCAGGGCTCGTATACTTCAGCTTCGTTTTCAATTATAATCTCTCAAAAAGGGATCTCTCTCTATCCATGACTATATTCTTAAAATGAAAACCATTGCTGATGGTCTCACTGCTGCAGGTCAAGTTTTCAGTGATGATGATCTAATTTTATATATTCTCGGTGGTCTTGGACCAGAATATGACTCTGTTGTTATCAATCTTACTTCCAGGGGTGATCGTTTAACTTTGTCTGAGGTTCAGTTTCTCCTTCAGAGCCAAGAAATGCGTATTGATCAGCTAAACTCAGCTGTAGCTAACATGGATCTAACTGCTCCTTCCGCTCACTTTGCTGCTCGAAACAGAAAGCCCTTTCCTCCCAATAACTCTGGTGGTGGAAGAACTTTTCCTTCTCGAGGCCGTGGTCGAGGAAATCAAGGGCGTGTGGTGTGTCAACTTTACAACAAATCTGGTCACCCTGCTGCAAAGTGTTATCACAGATTTGATATAGCCTTCACTCCATCCAGCAGCAACTATAACCAGCAGTCTAACCAGCACCAGTCATCTGGCCAAACTGGCAACTCTCACCAACAGGCCTTTGTCACAAACTCAAGCCAGCCAACTACCTCTGATGACACCAATTGGTACCTGGACAGTGGTGCTACCAATCATGTTACTGATAATGCTGGTAATATTCAAACTCCCACTGAGTATCATGGTAAGACCAATTTGACTGTCGGTAATGGTCAATCCCTTCTTATTTCCCATGTTGGTCATTCAGTCTTCAAAACACATCATCCTTCCAAACCTGTGCACTTAAATAAAATTCTTTGTGTACCTTCTATCACTAAAAATTTGTTAAGTGTGTCTCAACTTACCAAAGATAATCATGCTTATGCTAAATTTTATCCTCATTCGTGTTTTGAAGGACATGGATACGAAGAAGGTTCTTCTTCAAGGGAAGGTTAACAATGGCCTCTATCAACTCACAACGCCACTGacaggttccgcaagcagcagtTCAACGTGTCTTCCTGCCTTTACTTCAAATAATCGTCATCTGTCCAGTCTAGAGTCATCTTGTTTTACTATTTCACCTAATGAGTCTGAGTTATGGCATCTTAGGTTAGGCCATCCCTCTATTAATGTACTTAAACATGTTCTAATCAATGAGAAAAAGTATTTTTCATCTAAATTACACTTCTGTTCAAGTTGTCAATTAGGCAAAGCTCACCATAAATCTTATCCTTCAACAGTTAAGGAATCAAAACATGCCTTAGATTTAGTGCATTCTGATATATGGGGACCGGCTCCTATAATGTCTAGACATGGGTATAGATACTATATACATTTTCTTGATGATTTTAGCAGGTATACATGGATTTTCCCTTTGAAAACCAAAGATCAAGCACTTTCCACATTTAAACTTTTCAAAACCCAGGTTGAAAGACAACTTAATACCACAATCAAAGCTGTACAAAcagattgggggggggggggggggtgagtaTAGAAATTTTGAACCTTATCTTCAAAATTTAGGCATCAAATTTAGACATCCTTGTCCCCACACGCACCAACAAAATGGTAGAGTCGAACGAAAACACCGTCACATAGTTGAAACCGACCTCACTCTTCTTGCTCACTCTAGTATGCCTGCACGATTTTGGTGGGAAGCCTTTCAAACAGCCACCTTTCTCATTAATCATTTAGCCACTCCCATTCTTAACTATAAATGTCCTATTCAAAAGCTTTTTGGTCTCACCCCGAACTATAAATTTCTCAAAGCCTTTGGATGTGCCTGCTATCCATACCTTCGCCCATACAACTCAAATAAACTTCAATTTCGTTCAGCTAAATGTGTTTTTATTGGTTATATTCCTAGTCATAAAGGATACATGTGCCTTCATTCATCAGGTCGTGTTTACATAGCTCGTAGTGTGTCATTTGATGAGTTTGATTTTCCTTTTGCTCATGGTTTTACTTATACTACTACTTGTACTGATTCACCCATTAGTTCTTCTCAATATCCTCAATGGCTACCATATATTCCTACTGTCACTTCTGAACCTGTTTCTGGTACTGAGGAGGTTGATACAAGTCATTCTTCTCCTTCCCTTCAGGCAGAATCTTCCTCGCTTTCTCCTGTCACTTCACAACAGTCGGTCACTCCTTCTCATTCAGGTAAATCTTCTTCTTATGCCACTATCCCTCTTCTTACCGATTCACCTTTATCTCCATATACAGCACCATCTTCTCCACAGGTATTACCACCTCCTGCTCCTGTTCAGAAACCCTCTCATCCTATGATAACTCGGGCCAAAGCTGGTATACATAAACCACGAATTTTTCATGCTTTCTGTCCTTCTCCACTTGCCTTATTGACTGAATGTGAACCAGAAAATGCTATTCAAGCACTAAAAATTCCCAAATGGAAAGCAGCCATGGATTCAGAATTCTTTGCTCTTCAAAAAAACAAGACGTGGATCCTTGTTCCTCGTACTCCTGACATGAGCATTGTGGATAATCGATGGGTGTTTCGTGTTAAGAAAAATAGAGATGGAACTATTCAGCGCTATAAGGCTCGTCTTGTGGCAAAAGGATTTCAGCAAACACCCGGTGTTGATTTCATTGAGACATTCAACCCTGTCGTTAAAAGTTCCACTATTCGTCTCATTCTTGCTCTTGCAGCTTCTCAAGATTGGGATATTCAGCAAGTTGACATTGACAATGCCTTTCTCAACGGCACACTTAATGAAACTGTTTATATGTTTCAACAAACTGGGTACACTCATCCAAAGTTTCCTAATCATGTTTGTAAACTAAATAAAGCTTTATATGGACTTCGACAGGCGCCCCGTGCATGGTTTGACAGGCTGAAAAGTGTTCTGCTCTCTCTCAATTTTATTAATTCAGTCTCTGATTCATCGCTGTTCTACTACAAAAAAGATGGTGCTGAGCTTTATCTCCTTGTTTATGTCGATGATATTCTCTTGACCGGCAATAATCACTCTCATGTTCGCAAAATTATTTCACAGCTTCAACAGTTCTTTTCGTTGAAGTCTCTTGGTTCTGTAACTTATTTCCTTGGCTTTGAAATCACTCGGGGACCATATGGTATTCACCTCTCTCAAGGCAAATACACGACTGATTTACTCGCCCGAAACAAGATGCTCACATGCAAACCAAGTCCGACTCCCATCTCTCAAGATGAGAAACTTAGTATTGATGACAGCCATGTTTTTGATCAGCCTACCTTTTTTAGAAGCGTCATGGGAGGCCTTCAATACCTCACCCTAAGTAGACCTGATATAGCCTTCACTGTGAATAAACTAAGTCAGTTTATGCATAGTCCCACCAATCATCATTGGGCTGTGTGTAAGCGTTTACTTAGATATCTTAAAGGAACAATTGGCCAGGGAATTATCTTCAAACCCTCCAAGCAATGGACAGTTGAATGTTTCAGCGATGCCGATTGGGCCGGCTCAATTGATGATAGAAAATCCACCACCGGCTACTGTGTTTACTTGGGAGGTAATCTGATTACTTGGAGTTCTAAGAAGCAAAAGGCTGTTGCAAGGTCTTCTACCGAGGCCGAATATAGAGCACTGTCTCAAACAGCTACTGAAGTAGCTTGGCTGTTTTCATTGTTCAAAGAACTTGGACTAAAGCACAAAATGCCTGCTGTGATTTGGTGCGATAATGCAGGTGCAAAACAGCTTTCCTCTAATCCTGTTTTTCATAGTCGAACCAAACATATTGAGGTCGATGTTCATTACATTCGTGATCTCATCAAGCAAGGATTGCTAGAGGTCAGACATATTCCCACTACCGAGCAAACTGCCGATATTTTTACAAAGGTTGTTTCTATAAATCAGTTTCAATACCTGAAGAGCAAGCTTGCTGTTATTTCAGCACCATAGTCAAGCTTGAGAGAGCATGTTGAAAAATAAGATATTGATACCCTGAATATTCTCTTTGTGCCTTGCTGTCCATTAGACTATTCTAGAATAATTCTTTTTGTATACGTGTTGCAATCCTAGTTATAAGGAATATTTTTCTGTTATAGATATTTTCATTGTATCTTGTATATAAAAGGCAGGTACAGTACCAATTGTATCATTATCAGAATATTAAACACAGAGATTATACAGAGGACCTTTTGTCTTCCTTTCTGTTTTTATTTTCCCTTTATTTCTTGATTATTTTCGACACCAATACTTACCTTTCGAGACTTTAACTCCACTCTGCGCGTTCCATTACCTATAAAAACCTATAGAAATAATGATTTTAATCACAAACAAGTTCTCTTTATCTCAGAAGTTGATCATCATCAATTTTCATCCTTCTTCATAActaattccatttttttcttattttgcacGAAATTACCATGGCTTATAAAGGGCTCCCAAACTTTGTGTTACCATTTATGGTTCTCACTTATTCTTTCTTTATCAGCAGCACAATAGTGGTTGAGGCCCGGCAGTTGCTAGACTCTACTTCAAGCTTTCCAAAGGTTCCTCAGCTTCCAAAACCTGAACTTCCTAAATTGCCTGCGCTGCCAAAGTTTGAAATTCCTAAGGTTCCTGAAGCCCCTAAATTGCCCGAGACACCTCATGAGTTGCCAAAGCCTGAAATTTCTAAGCTTCCTGAAGTGCCAAAACCCAAAGCCCCAAAGCTGCCTGAGACGCCTCATGAGCTTCCAAAGCCTGAAATTCCAAAGGTTCCTGAAATGCCAAAACCAGAAGTCCCAAAGTTTCCCGTACTCCCTAAAGTTCCTGAACTACCGAAGCCTGAACTTCCTAAGTTGCATGGACCGACTCATGGTAATCTACCTAAAGCACCTGAAGTATCTCCACAACAGTTGCCTAAGCTTGAAGCCCCTAAGGTACCTGAATTGCCAAAATTTGTAGCTCCTAAAGTGCCAGAATTGCCAAAACTCGAAGCTCCTAAGTTGCCTATATTGCCCCATGAACTATCTAAGCACGAGCTACCAAAATTACCTGAACTCCATCATGAGCTGCCTAAGCCCGTATTGCCAACCATTCCAGAAATCCCTAAACACAACTCCATTCCAACCCTCAGTAATCCACCTGAGACCACTAAGCCTTAAACATTTTATGCAGTGCTGCTTTCTGGTGCTGATATGTATACAGGTATATAGATCATCACATCATATTTTTCAATACATCTACGGTTACGGATGGCTGGATTTAAGCTTCGCAATACGTGTGTGTCGTTTTCTTATTATGCAACTCTAGCTAGCTATAGGACTATGATGTCCTTTCATACATAATTACTATTTATTATCAATGATGTATACTTCTGATTGATCAATTAATATTGGAAGTTTCTATTGGTTCCATTCAATTATAGTTTGTATTAACTTTTTgcttacatttatatatatattataaactaTATATATGACACTTATAATATTCATGCGAATTTAATATTCCCACTAACAGTACTGTACAAGTTATACCTTTAATATCTTAATAAATAggtttataaaaattaattagatcaCACAATAaactataataattttttatcatgtgaaaaaattaataaaactgGTACGTATTATACTAATAAATCGTCTCTAGTTAATTAGTACAAGTTTACTGTTATATATTTGTCCAAAGTTCCCTTGATATAAAGGTAAGCATAATATCTATATATAGTCTTTTACATTGATCAACGTCCTATCTATCAGACATGGTGTTTTTTTTATCTGTTTCTTTGTCTAATACAGGATATGATACATGAAGTTTTAATACAATCATATTTCACATTCTCTTACTCGCCTAGATATATTTACAAATTATATTGTTTCGTGCTTGATCTGTAATATGTGCTATACGTACTCATACTAGTAACTTTATTATAATTACTcatattattacaaaaaaaaaatagataaccAATTTGCCAAAGTTAATTTTCAAATATCATTTTATGTATACAAGTTCCAACTGAAGGCGTTGTTAAAAGAATACAGAGATGAAGAATAGAATTCAACATATAATGCCTAGAAAAGTCAATATAGAGGACAGAACTTGGTTTGAATTACTGTAAATAGCTGGTTTTATCATGCCTTGTTGATAAAAGGTGTTGGATAGGTGTTAATTTGGTTGGTTTGGTTAATACATGATTCTGATTTACAGAAAGAAATATTACAAAAATAGTTTTTATAAAAAATACTTGTTTTAATTTGTAAAAAcactattttaaaattttagtaTGATATACATAGttgtatatatttataaattttaattaatggacTCCTTTTGTTTTTATCAGATTTAATTGAACACATAATAAAGTTAGAAATTAATTATTTAGCATTTCATAAATCAGAAGATTTTGATTTTGAGACTGCTAAAGGTGaaaatttatcatttaatttttacAATTACAAATTCTTAAATTTTAaggataaaattaaaaataattttgtcaTGTCATCATAACTGTACGCCATgatttcccacgggctattagtgagctgagatatgacctaattatattagccacgtggataccacatgaccggagctgctgtcgtcaggtcctacctctttagctcgaggtaaccaaaggctcaccaagattatttaagggccgagtcaggaaaaTAAAGACCGCAGGTCAGGAAGGTGTCCAGCTCGGGGCACGAGCTGGAGGTGGAAGCCGTGACTCCTTATAAAGtctaccacg
The Humulus lupulus chromosome 6, drHumLupu1.1, whole genome shotgun sequence DNA segment above includes these coding regions:
- the LOC133781926 gene encoding protein PELPK1-like, translating into MAYKGLPNFVLPFMVLTYSFFISSTIVVEARQLLDSTSSFPKVPQLPKPELPKLPALPKFEIPKVPEAPKLPETPHELPKPEISKLPEVPKPKAPKLPETPHELPKPEIPKVPEMPKPEVPKFPVLPKVPELPKPELPKLHGPTHGNLPKAPEVSPQQLPKLEAPKVPELPKFVAPKVPELPKLEAPKLPILPHELSKHELPKLPELHHELPKPVLPTIPEIPKHNSIPTLSNPPETTKP